CGCACCCTGACCGAACTGCGCAATCAGGTCAGCCGCGACATTTCGACCCGGCGTCAGGAGCTCGACACGCTCGCCGCCGCCCTGATCGAGAAGGGCCTTGCGACATGGGAGAGCGAGGATAACAACGCCCGGCTGATCGTGCGCGGCCGTGCCAATCTGATCGGCACGGAATCCGCCGATCTCGACCGGATACGGGAGCTGTTCGACGACCTCGAACGCAAGCGGGACATCGCCGAATTCCTCGAACTGACCGAAGGCGGGGACGGGGTGCGCATTTTTATTGGTTCCGAGAACAAGCTTTTTTCACTTTCGGGTTCCTCTCTGGTGGTTTCTCCATATATGAACTCCGACCGGAAGATTATTGGCGCCGTTGGCGTGATCGGTCCGACGCGGCTCAATTACGGTCGCATCGTGCCGATTGTCGATTACACGGCCCAGTTGGTCGGGCGCATATTGTCCGGCCCGAAAGGATGAGAAGATGAGCGACCAGAACCCTGATGACCAGCAGCCGCTTGAGGAACTTCCCCTCGATGAAGATTTCATGGACCCGTTTGCCGAGGAAGAGGATCAGGTCCAGAAGCTGACCGCCGAACGGGACGAATTGCGCGACCGTTTCATGCGGGCGCTTGCGGATGCCGAAAACGCCCGCAAACGCGCGGATAAAGAGCGCCGCAATGCCGAGCAATATGGCGGCTCCCGCCTCGCCCGCGATCTGCTGCCGGTCTATGACCACCTGCACCGCGCGATTGACGCCGTTCCCGAGGATCAGCGGGAAACCAATGCCGCGCTTCTTGAGGGGGTGGAACTGACCCTGCGTGAGCTGGGCAACGTGTTCGCCAAGCACGGCATCACCGTGCTGCGCCCCGAGATTGGCGAGAAATTCGATCCGCAGCTTCACGAGGCCATGTTCGAGGCGCCGCTGCCCGGCACCAGGGCTGGTGACGTCATTCAGCTGATGGAGCCGGGCTTCATGATCCATGACCGCCTGCTGCGTCCCGCCAAGGTCGGCGTCAGCTCGACCCCGGCCAGCTAAGCCACAGATTTTCAGAACCGAGAGGACACCATGCCCCAGATCCGGCTGGACGACGAAGACGACGATCAGGAAGACGACGCCCCGAAAGAGCAAGGGCTGGGCCTGCCCGAGAGCAGCAATATCGGCAAGCTCTATTTCAAATCCCGCAACGTGATCGTCGCGGGAGAGATCAACGATAAGCTGGCGCAGCGCACTGTCGCGCATCTGCTGGCACTGGCGGAGGAGAGCGACGATCCGATCAATATGCTGATCTCCTCCCCCGGCGGGCATGTCGAATCCGGTGACATGATCCACGACATGATCCGCTTTATCCGCCCGACCGTGCGCTGCATTGGCTCGGGCTGGGTGGCCTCTGCCGGGGCGCTGATCTTCATGGGCGCGCAGAAAAAGAACCGTTTCTGCCTGCCGAACACGCGCTTCCTGCTGCACCAACCCTCGGGCGGGATTCGCGGGACGTCGACGGATATGATGATCCAGGCCGAGCAGGTCCGGCTGATGCGCGAGCGTCTGAACCAGATTTTCGCAGACGCCACCGGTCAGAGTGTCGAACGGATCGAGCAGGACACGCAGCGCGATTTCTGGCTGAACACCGAGGAGGCGCTTGAATACGGGCTGCTCGGCAAGGTCATCAGCTCGGTCGATGAGCTGAAGTAAGAGAACCGAAATGACGAAAGGGGCGGCTGTCAGGGCCGCCCCTTTTTATTTCTAAGCGCCGCCTGGGCTGCGCCGTCGCATGGATATTTGGGCCAGGATGAAGAGGGGCGAAAGTGTTCGCTTCGCCCCGCCCGGGGTCAGACGGCGGCTTTCAGTGCCTCTGCCTTGTCGGTCGCTTCCCATGTGTAGCCGGTGTGGGTTTTGCCGGCATAGGTGATCTGCTCTGGCGCCTTGCCGAAGTGGCCATAGGTCGACGTGCTGCGATAAATCGGGTGCAGCAGGTCAAGCTCGCCAATAATGGCGAAGGGGCGCAGGTCGAAGACCTCGCGCACGGCGGCGACGATTTTCTCCACCGGGACGGTTTCGGTTCCGAAGCAGTTGAGCGAGATCGAGGTCGGTTCGGCCACGCCGATGGCGTAGCTGACCTGAATCTCGCAGCGCTTGGCAAGCCCGGCTGCGACGATGTTCTTCGCAACCCAGCGGCCCGCATAGGCGGCGGAACGGTCCACCTTGGACGGATCCTTGCCCGAGAACGCACCGCCGCCGTGGCGGGCCATGCCGCCATAGGTGTCGACGATAATCTTGCGCCCGGTCAGGCCGCAATCGCCAACCGGGCCGCCGATGACGAATTTGCCGGTTGGGTTGATGAAGTATTTCGTCTCCGCAGACAGCCACTCGGCGGGCAGAACCGGCTTGATGATCTCCTCAATGACCGCTTCGCGCAGATCGTCCAGCCCGATCTCCGGGTTGTGCTGCGTCGACAGGACGACGGCATCGACGGCCTCCGGCCGACCATCCTCGCCGTAGCGGAACGTGACCTGCGATTTCGCGTCCGGGCGCAGCCAGTCCAGCGTGCCATTGCGGCGGACCAGCGACTGGCGCTGAACCAGCCGGTGCGCATAGGTGATCGGGGCGGGCATCAGCACATCGGTTTCGTCCGAGGCATAGCCGAACATCAGGCCCTGATCGCCGGCACCCTGTTCTTCCAGAGCTTCGCGGTCGACACCCTGATTGATCTCCGGCGACTGCTTGCCGATGATATTGATGACCGAGCAGGTGGCACCGTCGAAGCCGACCTCGGACGAGGTATAGCCGATATCGCTGATGACATCGCGCACGATTGATTCCAGATCGACCCATGCGCTTGTCGTGATCTCGCCGGAGATAATCGCCACCCCGGTTTTGACCATTGTTTCGCAGGCAACGCGGGCGCGCGGATCCTCGGCGATGATGGCGTCGAGCACGGCGTCGCTGATCTGGTCCGCGATCTTGTCGGGGTGACCCTCGGACACGGATTCCGAGGTGAAGAGGTTATATTCGCTCATGGTTTCAATACCGGTAATGATCTGATTTGAAAGGGCCATCCTGCGGCACGCCGATATAGTCGGCCTGCTCGGCAGAGAGCTTCGTCAGCTTTGCGCCGACCTTGTCGAGATGCAGCATCGCGACTTTCTCGTCCAGATGCTTGGGCAGGATATAGACGCCAGGGGCGTATTCGTCGCCCTTGGTGAACAGCTCGATCTGGGCCAGCACCTGGTTGGTGAAGCTGGCCGACATCACGAAGGACGGGTGGCCGGTGGCATTGCCGAGATTCAGCAGACGGCCCTGGCTCAGCAGGATGATACGATTGCCCGAGGGCATCTCGATCATGTCCACCTGATCCTTGATATTGGTCCATTTGTGGTTCTTCAGGCTGGCGACCTGAATCTCATTGTCGAAATGGCCGATATTGCCGACGATGGCCATGTCCTTCATCTCGCGCATATGCTCGACGCGGATGACGTCCTTGTTGCCGGTCGTGGTGACGAAGATATCGGCGGAGGCGACGACCTCCTCCAGCGTGACCACCTCGAAACCGTCCATTGCGGCTTGCAGCGCGCAGATCGGATCGACCTCGGTCACCTTCACGCGGGCACCGGCACCTTGCAGCGAGGCGGCAGAGCCTTTGCCGACATCGCCGTAACCGCAGACGACGGCGACCTTGCCGGCCATCATCACATCGGTGGCGCGGCGGATACCGTCGACGAGCGATTCCTTGCAGCCATATTTATTGTCGAATTTCGACTTGGTGACGGAGTCGTTGACGTTGATCGCCGGGAAGGGCAGCAGGCCCTTCTTGTGCAGATCGTAGAGGCGATGCACGCCGGTCGTGGTTTCCTCGCTGACGCCCTGAATGGCATCGCGCTGCTGCGTGAACCAGCCGGGGCTCTCTTCCAGCCGCTTGCGGATCTGGGCGAACAGCGCCTCTTCCTCTTCGCTGGTCGGGGTGGCGATCAGGTCATCTTCGCCGTTTTCGACCCGGGCACCCAGCAGGATATAAAGCGTGGCGTCGCCGCCATCGTCGAGGATCATATTCGCGGTCCCTTCGCCGAAGCGGAAAATCTGGTCGGTATAGGACCAGTATTCTTCCAGCGTTTCGCCCTTGATGGCGAAGACCGGCACACCGGATGCGGCAATCGCTGCGGCGGCGTGGTCCTGTGTCGAGTAGATATTGCACGAGGCCCAGCGGACATCCGCGCCCAGAGCAACCAGCGTTTCGATCAGCACGGCGGTCTGCACGGTCATATGCAGACTGCCGGCGATGCGTGCGCCTTTAAGGGGTTTTGCGTCGCGATATTCTGCCCGAAGCGCCATCAGCCCCGGCATTTCGGTTTCAGCGATGTCGAGTTCTTTCCGCCCGAAGTCGGAAAGTGCGATATCTTTGATGATGTAATCGGTCATGTATGGCCTTCAGCCTGTGGTCCGCGACTGGCGGAAAATGGTTGGAGAGCGGCCCATGTTAGCCGCCCTGCGACGAATCGACCATTCCTTATCGGTAAGACCTCTGTTTTGCCAGCCGGGCTATGGTAGGTTGCAGTGCATAAGCGGCTCGCGTATCGCAATAAATCAGACAAATCGGGGGGCAATATGGCAGTTTTACTTGCTGATGTCGGCGGAACCAATGCGCGGGTGGCGTTGGCGCGCAATGGGATAATCGATACCGACAGCATTACGCGATACCGTGGCGAGGATTATGACAGCTTTGACCGCGTGGTGCAGACCTATCTGGCCGAACAGGACGATCCCCGGCTGACGGCGGTCTGTGTCGCGGTCGCCGGTCCCGTCTCGGGCGGGCGGGCGGAGCTGACCAACCGCGACTGGGATTTCTCCGAAGAGCGCCTTGCGAAGCTGACCGATGCCGATCATGTGCGGCTGATCAACGATCTGACGGCACTGGGCTATGCCACCAATCGTCTGGACGAAGACGGTGTCTCGCTGCTGCGGGCGGCACCGGCGCATCGGTCGCGGAACGGGCAGGCCCTCGTGGTCGGTGCCGGGACCGGGTTCAATGTCTGTGGTGTCCGGCATCTGCCGGGCGGCGCGATTTCCTGTCAGGAGGCGGAGGAGGGGCATACCAGCCTGCCCGCGAATATCTATGCGCGCCTGCTGGATCAGGTCGGGGCGAGCGCGATGCCGGGCTTCTTCTCGACCGAGGAGCTTTTTGCCGGGCGCGGTCTCGCGCGGCTGCACGAGGCGCTGCATGACGTGAAGGTGGAGCGGGCCGAGGCCATCTCCAATGCGGCCATGCAGGGCGATGCGGCTTCGGAAGAGACCTACCGTCTGTTTACCGAGCTTTTCGGCCTGCTGCTGCGCGAGCTTGCTTTGCGCTTCATGCCGGTCGAAGGCATGTATCTTGCCGGTTCCGTGGCCCGCAGCTTCGCACACCGGACGGAGCAGTTGGAGAGTGCATTCCTTGCCGAGCCTTATATGCGGCACATCCCGGAAAACACGCCGCTGTTGCTGATCCGTGACGATATGGCCGCACTTCACGGCTGTCTGGCGGCAATTTCGTGAAGTAGCATAAATCACACTCAACTCAGGTAGATTTCCCAAGGTAAAGCTGTAAAAACGAGGCGAAGCGCAGGAGGGGCCGTCAGGGATGCATCGCAGTTTAACGATTGCCTTATCGGCGCTTGCATCGGTGGCAATGGTCGGGGCCGATGCGTTTGCGCAGTCTGCGTCATCCTCGAACCCGTTTTCCCGCTTCTCCGGGCTTTTCAGCCGCGAAGAACAGCCTGTCACCAATGATCAGGGCGAGGTTCTGGGTCCGCCCGTCGATCTGCAATTCGTCATCGTCAATGGCGATGAAGACCTCCGGCGGCCCTTGCGGGGCGCATCGCTGGTGGCCGGTGCGCTGGATGAACAACGGGCGACCGGGCAGGATATTCTTGCGGCGGCGCGTGGCGATTATGCCCGCGTTCTTGGGGTTCTTTACGACGAGGGCTATTTTTCGGCCATCATCAATATCACGCTGGACGGGGTGGAGGCGGCGAATATCGCGCCGCTCGACGCGCCGGACTATGTCGGTCAGGTGGTGGTCTCGGTCGATCCCGGCCCGCGATTTGAATTCGGGCGCGCCGATCTGGGGCCGCTTGCGCCCGGCACGCAACCGATTGACGGCTATGCGGTCGGCAAACCCGCCGGGACCGGGATCATTAAACGGGCGACCTCCCGCGCGATCAGCGACTGGCGTGACGCCAGCCACGCCAAGGCCCGTGTCGCGGCGGATGAGATCATCGCGGATCACAATGTCTCACAGCTTGAATCGCGGGTTGATCTGAACCCCGGCCCGGCCGTGACCTTCGGGCGGCTGCAGGCGACCGGGAATGAGCGACTGAGCACGCGTCGCATGCTCAAGATCGCAGGCTATCCGGAGGGTGAGCTGTTCGATCCCGAAAAGCTCGACACCATGCGCAAGCGCCTGCGCCGCTCCGGCGTGTTTTCCGCGATCACGCTGGTCGAGGCGGAAACGCTGAACCCCGATAATTCGATGGATGTCGCGCTGACCGTGGTGGAACAGAAACCCCGCCGTCTGGGCGCGGCGTTCGAGATTTCCAGCGTCGATGGCGCCATGTTCTCCGCCTATTGGCTGCACCGCAACCTGCTGCGGGGTGGCGAGCGTTTCCGGGTGGAGGCGCAGATCAGCGATGTCAGCGCCGACACGGATGAGCAGGATTATTCCTTCGGCGTCAGGATAGACCGGCCCGCGACGCTGTCGGCGGATACGACCGGATATATCGACCTGAACCTGTCCGAAGATAACGAACCGGATTACTACGAACGCAAGGTGGAGTTCGGGATCGGCTTCAACCACATCGAAAGCGAGCGCCTGACCGGGGATTTTGCGCTGAAATACACCCTGTCGAAGATCAATTACGGCGATGGCTATTACGAATTTTCGACAATCTCCCTGCCGACGAAGGTCACATGGGATATGCGGGACCAACAGAACAACGCCAAGAGCGGTTTCTGGCTGTCCGGCGAGGTGACGCCGTTTGTCGGGCTGGAGGACACGGGATCAGGCGCGCAGCTTATCGGTGAGGGCCGCTACTATCGCAGCTTTCTGGAAGAGGACCGGCTGACCTTCGCGGGCCGTGCCAGGCTGGGAACGGTTGTGGGTCCCGATATTCTCGAAACCCCGCCGGATTACCTGTTCTTCTCCGGCGGCGGCGGCAGTGTGCGCGGGCAAAAATATGAATCCCTCGGCTTCGACATCCCGCTGCCCGATCAGGAGGAGGACGCCTATGTCGGCGGGCTCAGCCTGCTGAACATCAATTTCGAGGCGCGTTATCAGGTCCGGGAAAAGATCGGTGCCGTGGCGTTCGTTGATGCGGCCCAGATCTGGGATGACGGTGTCTGGCAGGGTGATCGGAAATGGCATGCGGGTGCGGGTGTCGGGGTGCGCTACGACACGCCGATCGGTCCGCTGCGCTTTGACGTGGCGACGCCGATCAACGAAGATGACGACGACGATGTAAGCTCGGTTCAGCTCTATCTCGGTCTTGGGCAGGCGTTCTGATGTTGCGGAAATTCTCGATCAGGCTGGCGTTTCTGCTGCTGCTGCCACTCGCTGCGCTGGCGCAGGATGCGTCGGAGGATGACGCGACAGTTGCCGAAATCGCGGCGGAGGAGACCGATGACAAGGGTTTCCTGACCCGCTTCTTGCAAAACCGTTTGTCGAGCGCCGGCAGGTCGGTTGTTATCGACGGGTTCGAGGGGGCTTTGTCATCGCGCGCCACCTTCGCGCGCATTGTCATTTCCGATGGCGAAGGCGCTTGGCTGACCCTGCATGACGGCGCGATACAGTGGAACCGCTCCGCCCTTTTGCGCGGTCAGGTCCAGATCGGCGAGATGAGCGCCGCGTTGATCGAGGTGCCGCGCGGACCCATCACCGAGGAGCAGGAGGAGACGCGGGCAGAGGCACGCAGCTTCTCCCTGCCCGAATTGCCGGTCGGCATCTATATCGACCAGATCGATGCCGAGCGCGTGGTGATCGGCAGCCCGATCCTGGGTGAGGACGCGGAAATCACGCTCAGCGGCTCCATGACGCTGGCGGGTGGCGAAGGCACCGCCGATGTTGAGATCAGCCGGGTTGACGGCAAGAAGGGCGAATTCACCTTCAAAGGCGGGTTCGACAATGAAAGCCGGGTGCTGAATATCGACCTGTCGCTGGATGAAGATCCGGGCGGTATATTCTCGCGCATCGCGGACATCGACGGCCAGCCAGCGGTCAACGCGGATATCAAGGGCAGCGGTCCGCTGACCGATTTTGCGGGTGATATCAGGCTGGCGACAGACGGGGTCGACCGGATCACGGGCACGTTGCGCAGCCAGTCCGCCGAGGGGCCGGACGGTGCGCCGGGCAATCGTTTCGATATCAATATCGGCGGCGACATCGCCACGCTGCTGCCGCCGGATAACCGTGAATTCTTCGGTGACCGGACCAGCCTGACGGCGACCGGCTGGCGCGGCGAAAGCGGGCGGCTTGAGGTCGAGGCGCTGGATCTCGATACCGATGCGCTCAAGATCGACGGGGCGCTGTCGCTGAACGATCAGAACGCGCCGCAGATGCTCGATCTGAATATCGATTTCGGGGAGGAGGCTGGGGCGCAGACCCTGCCGGTCAAGATACCGTTTACCGAACCGCCCGTGACGGTTTTGTCGGGCGATCTTTCGCTGGGCTATAATGCTGCCGAAGGGTCGGGCTGGAGCCTGCAGGGCTGGCTGACCCAGATCGACCGCGATCAGGCCCGGATTGCCCGGCTCGATCTGGATGGCTCGGGGCAGGTGGTGCTGGCCGATGGCGAGTCGCTGGAGAATATCGGCGGTCAGATCGGTTTCGATGCAGCGGGGATTTCGCTGGTCAGCGCCAATCTTCAGCAGGCGCTTGGCGACAGGATCGGTGGCAGCACGGGGTTTGACTTCACGCCGGGCGATGTGCTGCGGCTGAGCGAGATGGAACTCGCTGGCGATGCGTATTCGCTGGGCGGCGCGCTGACCGTTGACGGGCTGAGCAGCGGTATCACGCTTTCAACGGACGGCCTGATTGCGCGCTATGATGACCTGAGCAACCTGTCCGGGCTTGCGGGCCGAAACATGTCGGGCCGGGCGGAGGCGGATATTTCTGCCAGCTACGGCGTCCTGACCCGTGCATTCGATGTTGAGGGCAATATCGTCGGCACCGACATCACCGTCGACAACGATCAGCTCGACAATCTGCTGCGCGGCGATTCCACCATCGATGTGTCCGCCGCCCGGACGGAGCAGGGTACCGAGCTGCGTTCGTTGGAGATCAACGCCCAGCGGATCAGCCTGACGGCAAACGGTCTGGTCACGGGCGACAGCATGGACCTGACGGCAGATTTCGACATGCCGACGCTGTCTGATCTCGATCCGGCGTTGGAGGGTGCTTTGGCAGCGAATGCCCGGATTTCGGGTCCGAACGGGGCGCTGCAACTTCAGTTGGATGGGCAGGCAACCGGGCTGCAAACCGGGATCGAGGCGGTTGATAATGCCTTTGCGGGTCAGTCCGACCTGACCGCCACAATCGCGCAGCAGGAAAACGGCTTCATGCTGAACGCGCTTCGGCTGAGCAATGAGCAGCTTTCGCTGGATGGCAGCGGGCTTGTTGCCGGGCGCGACATCGATGCCCGGTTCGACCTGAACGTCAGCGATCTTGCTGCTTTGGGCGAACGCTTCGCCGGGGCGCTTGTCGCGCAGGCGCAGATTGACGCGGATGCCGACGGGCGGCGTGTGACACTGACCGGGACGGCGGATGACATCACGCTTGGTCAGAACAATCTGGACGGGGCGTTTCTGGGTCAGACCCGGTTTTCGGTCGAGGCGGAGCAGAAGGACGATCTGGTCAATATCTCCGACATCCGGCTGAACAACGACCAGATGACCGCGACGGCGAATGCCACCATGTCGGATTCCGGCGTCAATGCGCGCGCACGTCTGGATATGGAGTCGATTGCGGCTCTTGGTGACGGGTGGCTTGGGGCGCTCGGCGCGGATGCGGTCTTTACCCAGGGGCCGGAGGGGACGCGGAATTTCCGGGTCGATGCGGTCGGGCAGGATCTCGCATTGGGTCAGCAGAGCGTTGACAGCGCGCTTGGCGGGCAAACCGATGTGACGCTGGTCGGGCAGCAGCGACCCGGCGGCGCGCTGGAGGTCACCTCGCTGGAGGTGGATAATGAGCATCTGAACATGAACGCCTCCGGCCAGCTTGATGAGGGCGCGATAGATGCGCAGGCGCGCTTCGCGATTGGCGATCTGCGCGCGCTCGGTCAGGGATGGTCCGGGACGCTGAACGCCGATGCGACGGTAACCACGGATGATGACGGCACACGGCAGATCCGCGTCGACGGCTCGGGGCAGGATATTCGGCTGGGGCAGGCGCAGCCGGATGCGCCGGCGACGGGTCTGACCAATATCGCCATCGCGGCGGCGCAAACCGGGACCGGCGCAATCCGGATAGATCGCGCCGATATTTCCAACGATCAGATGAATATCGCCGCGCAGGGTGTCGTCGGCCAGTCGCAGACTGATGCACTGGCGGCGATTGACGTGCGCGACCTCGCCTCCCTCGGTCTCGGGCTTCAGGGCGGGCTGGATGTGGATGCGCGCTTCACCGATATTGAGGACGGAAAGCGCCGCCTGACGGTGACCGGCACCGGCGACGATCTGGCGCTTGGTCAGGCGCAGGCCGATGCCGCGCTGAGCGGAACGACGACGATAGATGTCTCCGCCGTTGAGCAGGGCGGCAATTTCACCATAGAGCGGGCAGAGCTGGCCAATAACCAGACCGAAGTCAGCGCCCAAGGGGTGATCGGTCCCGATGGCACCGATGCCAGCGCCGATCTGAGCATGAGCGATCTGTCCGCGCTCGGCCTCGGCTGGTCCGGCGCGGTCGAGGCTGATGCGACATTGACCGATGCCGAAAATGGCGGGCGCGGCTTTACGCTGACCGGCACCGGCACGGATCTGTCGCTGGGTGTCGGCGGTGCCCTGACGGGGGAGACGCGGTTCACGGCGACCGGCACCCAGAATGGCGGGCTGATCGAGCTGGAAAGCGCGCAGATCGAAAACCCCGATCTGTCGGCGGATGCCTCTGGCAGGTTCGGGCAGGACCAGACCGATCTGACGGCGCAGCTTCGCGCGGATGATCTGTCCTTCCTTGGACGTGGTCTTGGCGGTGCCGTGAATGCCGATGCAACCGTCCGCGATACGGCACGGGGGCGGGCAATCACGCTTGACGGGACGGCGCGCAATCTGAGGGTGGGCAACGCACAAGGCAATGCCGCCCTTGCCGGGGAAACCCGGCTTGCCGTCGAGGCAGTGCAAAGCGGCAGCCGCATCACCTTCGAGCGGCTTCAGGTCGAGAACCCGCAGATCGCCGCCGAGGGCGAGGGGATTATCGGCGGCGGTGTCAGCCGTTTTGACCTGCAGGCGCGGAGCGGCAATCTCGGCTTCCTTGGCCCGCAATTCGGCGGGTCGGTTCAGGCGTCAGGCCAGCTTCGGGATCAGGGCGGGCGGCGTGAATTCGACATCAGCGGCTCCGGCACCAATATCGCAACCGGCGTCGCGCAGCTTGATGCGGCGCTGGCCGGGCAAACGCGGTTCGCCGCCAGTGGCGCGCAGGACGGGTCGCTGATCCGGCTGGACAGCGTCAGCGCCCGCAACGGGCAGATTTCAGCGACGGCCAGCGGTGTTTACGGTCCGGGTGAAACCGATATTGATGCGCAGCTCAGCGCGCCCGATCTGGGCTTCGTCATGCCGCAACTCAGCGGTAATGTTGCGGCGAATGCCCGCATTACCGACCAGCCGGGGGGTCGTCGGATCACGGCGGCGGCAACGGCGAATGGTCTGGGCATCGGCAATCCGCAGGCAGATGCGCTTTTGCAAGGTCCGACCCGCGCAGAACTGGCCCTTCAGCAAAGCAATGGCACCATCCTTGTCGAGCGGCTGAACGTCCAGAACGGTCAGATTCAGGTGATCGCGGATGGCAACCCGGCGGAGGCGCTTAATCTGGATGCGCGGCTGGCCGACCTCGCCCCGCTTCTGCCGGGGATCACCGGGTCGGCGCAGGCAACCGGCACGATCAGCCAGCAACCGGGTGGTACGGCAATGGACCTCGCCCTGACCGGGCCGGGGGGCACACGGGCGCAGGTATCGGGTGTTTACGCCGGGGCGGAGACTGATCTGCGGGTGTCCGGCGTCAGCAATGCGGCGGCGGCGAACGGGTTCCTGCGGACGCGCAGTGTCGAGGGCCCGGTCAGCTTCGATCTGCGCATGCAGGGGGAGCCGGGGCTGGACGCGATCACCGGCAATCTGAGCATGGAGAATGGCCGCCTGGCGGAGCCGCGCATCGGGTTGACCGTGGACGATCTGCGGCTGAACGCGGCACTGGCGCGCGGGCTGATCGATCTCAACGTCAACGGTAATCTGAACGCGGGCGGTGCGCTTGGTGTGGATGGCTCGGTCGATTTGCGCTCCGGCGCGCCGGTGCTGGATCTGAATGCGCAGTTGATGGATGCCGTTATCCGCGATCCCAACCTGTATGAGCTGACGGCGAATGGCGCTGTCTCCATCAGCGGGGTGGCGGCGGATGGGCCGCTGGTCAGCGGGCGGATCAATATCGTCCAGGCGGAGTTCCGGATTCCCTCGACCGGGCTCGGGGGCACGCAGGCGATCCCGGACAACATTGTTCATATCGGCGATAGCTGGCAGGCGGCGGCCACGCGCGCGAAGGCGGGGCTGGAACCTTATGGCAGCCTTGCCGCGCAGGATGCTGAACTGGCCGGACCGGCAGCGACCCCGCCCGCGAACCCGGCGCGATTCGATCTGACGATCTCGGCGCCAAATCAGGTATTTGTGCGCGGGCGCGGCGTCGATGCGGAAATGGGTGGCGAGTTGCGGGTGACAGGTAACGCCCGCACCCCGGTGCCGGTCGGGCATCTTTCGTTGATCCGGGGCCGGGTCGATCTGCTTGGGAAGCGGTTCGAGCTCAGCGAAGGGCTGATCGAGTTGCAGGGCAGTCTTGTCCCCGTTCTGCGTCTTGTCGCGACGCATCGGGAAGACGACATCACCACCCGCATCGTCATTGACGGCGAATTGCGGGAGCCGGATATTACCTTCGAATCCGACCCCGAATTGCCGGAAGAAGAGGTGCTGTCCTATCTGCTGTTCGGGCAGGGTCTCGACCAGATCACCCCGCTTCAGGCCGCCCAGCTTGCCAATGCAATGGCGGTACTGGCCGGGCGCGGCGGCATTGGCGTGGTCGGAAATATTCGCGACGCTGCGGGTCTGGACGATCTTGACCTGACGGTCGATGACGACGGCAGTGTCGCGGTGCGGGCGGGGAAATACCTGACCCGGAACGTCTATACCGACGTTGAACTGGATGACGACGGCAAGACGCAGATCAACCTTAACCTAGACGTCACAGACTCCGTCACCACGCGCGGATCGGTCGCCAGCGACGGCGAAAGCACGCTTGGTATTTATTTCGAGCGCGATTACTGATCCCACGGCTTCTTGAAAAGGATAGCTTTACCGATAGGATTCATCGCTCTAGGGTCGGGCAGGGATTGATAATGATTAATCGCCGCTAACGAGGGAATGTACCATGAGCAAGCGCGACGAACTTATCGCAAAATACGCCGAGGATATGAAAGAAAAGCTCGGCATCCAGCCCGATATGGATCTTCTGACCAAGGTGACGATTGGCTGCGGGCCGTCGATCTACAACGCTGACGCGGAGACCGTGGCGGCCAGCGACAATGCAGAGCTGGAGCGGGTGAAGAATAACTTTCTTATCAACAAACTTGGCTGCGCCGACGGGCCGGAGCTGATGGAGGCGATCAAGAAGGTTATGGATGATTACGGCAGCGGCAATCGCAACAAATATCG
The genomic region above belongs to Paracoccus sp. SCSIO 75233 and contains:
- a CDS encoding nucleotide exchange factor GrpE, translating into MSDQNPDDQQPLEELPLDEDFMDPFAEEEDQVQKLTAERDELRDRFMRALADAENARKRADKERRNAEQYGGSRLARDLLPVYDHLHRAIDAVPEDQRETNAALLEGVELTLRELGNVFAKHGITVLRPEIGEKFDPQLHEAMFEAPLPGTRAGDVIQLMEPGFMIHDRLLRPAKVGVSSTPAS
- a CDS encoding ATP-dependent Clp protease proteolytic subunit codes for the protein MPQIRLDDEDDDQEDDAPKEQGLGLPESSNIGKLYFKSRNVIVAGEINDKLAQRTVAHLLALAEESDDPINMLISSPGGHVESGDMIHDMIRFIRPTVRCIGSGWVASAGALIFMGAQKKNRFCLPNTRFLLHQPSGGIRGTSTDMMIQAEQVRLMRERLNQIFADATGQSVERIEQDTQRDFWLNTEEALEYGLLGKVISSVDELK
- the metK gene encoding methionine adenosyltransferase encodes the protein MSEYNLFTSESVSEGHPDKIADQISDAVLDAIIAEDPRARVACETMVKTGVAIISGEITTSAWVDLESIVRDVISDIGYTSSEVGFDGATCSVINIIGKQSPEINQGVDREALEEQGAGDQGLMFGYASDETDVLMPAPITYAHRLVQRQSLVRRNGTLDWLRPDAKSQVTFRYGEDGRPEAVDAVVLSTQHNPEIGLDDLREAVIEEIIKPVLPAEWLSAETKYFINPTGKFVIGGPVGDCGLTGRKIIVDTYGGMARHGGGAFSGKDPSKVDRSAAYAGRWVAKNIVAAGLAKRCEIQVSYAIGVAEPTSISLNCFGTETVPVEKIVAAVREVFDLRPFAIIGELDLLHPIYRSTSTYGHFGKAPEQITYAGKTHTGYTWEATDKAEALKAAV
- the ahcY gene encoding adenosylhomocysteinase, which encodes MTDYIIKDIALSDFGRKELDIAETEMPGLMALRAEYRDAKPLKGARIAGSLHMTVQTAVLIETLVALGADVRWASCNIYSTQDHAAAAIAASGVPVFAIKGETLEEYWSYTDQIFRFGEGTANMILDDGGDATLYILLGARVENGEDDLIATPTSEEEEALFAQIRKRLEESPGWFTQQRDAIQGVSEETTTGVHRLYDLHKKGLLPFPAINVNDSVTKSKFDNKYGCKESLVDGIRRATDVMMAGKVAVVCGYGDVGKGSAASLQGAGARVKVTEVDPICALQAAMDGFEVVTLEEVVASADIFVTTTGNKDVIRVEHMREMKDMAIVGNIGHFDNEIQVASLKNHKWTNIKDQVDMIEMPSGNRIILLSQGRLLNLGNATGHPSFVMSASFTNQVLAQIELFTKGDEYAPGVYILPKHLDEKVAMLHLDKVGAKLTKLSAEQADYIGVPQDGPFKSDHYRY
- a CDS encoding glucokinase, yielding MAVLLADVGGTNARVALARNGIIDTDSITRYRGEDYDSFDRVVQTYLAEQDDPRLTAVCVAVAGPVSGGRAELTNRDWDFSEERLAKLTDADHVRLINDLTALGYATNRLDEDGVSLLRAAPAHRSRNGQALVVGAGTGFNVCGVRHLPGGAISCQEAEEGHTSLPANIYARLLDQVGASAMPGFFSTEELFAGRGLARLHEALHDVKVERAEAISNAAMQGDAASEETYRLFTELFGLLLRELALRFMPVEGMYLAGSVARSFAHRTEQLESAFLAEPYMRHIPENTPLLLIRDDMAALHGCLAAIS